The following proteins come from a genomic window of Girardinichthys multiradiatus isolate DD_20200921_A chromosome 8, DD_fGirMul_XY1, whole genome shotgun sequence:
- the tbca gene encoding tubulin-specific chaperone A, whose translation MADPRIRQIKIKTGIVKRLAKEEISYINEARQQEEKVERLKAEGEDEFVIKKQVEVLQESRMMIPDCRRRLAVAHADLLQLLETEEELAKSEEYNEARNVLDSVKLEG comes from the exons ATGGCGGATCCAAGAATACGGCAGATTAAAATTAAAACGGGCATCGTGAAGAG GCTGGCCAAAGAGGAGATTTCATACATAAATGAAGCAAGGCAGCAAGAAGAGAAAGTTGAGCGCCTGAAGGCAGAGGGAGAGGATGAATTTGTCATCAAGAAACAG GTGGAGGTGTTGCAGGAGTCTAGAATGATGATCCCAGACTGCCGCCGCCGTCTGGCTGTAGCCCACGCAGACCTGCTTCAGTTACTT GAAACAGAAGAGGAGCTGGCTAAATCAGAGGAGTACAATGAAGCTAGAAACGTATTGGACTCAGTGAAGCTTGAAGGATAA